A window of the Oryza brachyantha chromosome 5, ObraRS2, whole genome shotgun sequence genome harbors these coding sequences:
- the LOC102704517 gene encoding uncharacterized protein LOC102704517, whose protein sequence is MEWSDMMEHTLSRALRAPLLHANATREKGEREKHVANHLRNQAIIIRRVLEEREAIGLTMQGQHLNSQSVDPARSLRENQLGGVIFGCKHNTIEECFNKQLFGLPSIHYSYVRNIKPGLPLFLFNYSDRTLHGIFEAASPGQMYIDPYAWSQDGSLRTCFPAQVRICTKTRYPPLMESQFRPVLGDNYYNHHHFYFELDHAQTKALIAVFKALAPANFTQVPAVSTKRTIAPLPSSKSQAPVIPDQKKGSTNPKDINPFSVLSQSGGAFTDNWADSDVENGSISRTSDEKESGGLVSDWEDLDDNALHNQLGLCSNPDEINQNSSYNTVAKGAELVECSHSVVNPVNGEIKSSDGDMLVTSHDVHSVAVCADGIESEVQNEPNCVVIKPGRLSSLQKLKELVVLRHQAELSDQNSLYPNPDQYAPEETQVNASHSCPEQHVPEETQSNASRPCPDQHVPEETHNDGSFSCPEKHLPEETEANASLSCPDQHVPKETQDGASFSCSEKHLTEETQVNACLSHPVQHLPDNASLPCSEQHVPEETEARASLPCSEQHVHEETQDDANVSCPEQHLPKETQVSACLPCPVQRAPADNASLPCPEQYVPEEMQINASLSCPDQHVPLETQFNADLSYPHQHVPEETQVTPGISCPEQDVPEETQVNASLSCSDQHVPEETKVTTVISCPVQQATQTNASLSEHPFGATVEDNTSFEQHEGNAELMKIVFDLIEKTDALDKRQTKSQEEILSLSEVVKDSGTKLQQLEYCIDELQFKLDSSLSLVSNACNTLDKPSIFLMGGYNGVSWLSSLDAFAPEKDILVPLTPLSSARSYASVAQLEGCIFIFGGGQDNLWYNTVECYNTMNNEWMVCPCLNHEKGSLAGVSLHGKIYAIGGGDGTITYSDVEMFDTFLGKWICSPSMMNSRFALAAAEMGSVIYAIGGYDGCKYLQSAERYDPREGFWARLPSMNVKRGCHTVAALGEVLYAIGGYDGTSMVSTVEIFDPRLNSWRMGDSMNFARGYASTVTVGDNVFVIGGLQSNEHILDVVEVYNVNCGWSVPGFCSIGKRCFASAAVL, encoded by the exons ATGGAGTGGAGTGACATGATGG AACACACACTCTCACGCGCACTGCGTGCGCCGCTGCTACACGCAAACGCGACACGGGAAAAAGGCGAACGCGAAAAGCACGTCGCCAACCACCTCCGTAATCAAGCCATCATCATCCGCAG GGTgctggaggaaagagaggccATCGGTCTCACAATGCAGGGGCAGCATCTAAACAGCCAGTCTGTGGATCCTGCACGAAGTCTTCGGGAAAACCAGCTAGGAGGAGTGATCTTTGGTTGCAAGCACAATACAATTGAAGAATGCTTCAACAAACAACTGTTTG GTCTGCCTTCAATCCACTATTCATATGTGAGAAATATCAAACCTGGCCTACCTTTATTCCTATTCAACTATAGCGACAGGACGCTGCATGGTATTTTTGAGGCTGCAAGTCCTGGGCAGATGTATATTGATCCATATGCATGGAGTCAGGATGGTTCTTTAAGGACATGTTTTCCTGCACAG GTTCGTATCTGCACAAAGACTCGTTATCCACCACTGATGGAGAGCCAATTTAGACCAGTGCTTGGTGACAACTATTATAACCACCACCACTTCTATTTTGAGTTAGACCATGCCCAAACAAAAGCTTTGATTGCTGTATTTAAAGCACTTGCTCCTGCCAATTTCACACAAGTTCCAGCTGTTTCGACCAAAAGGACTATTGCACCTTTACCATCAAGTAAAAGCCAGGCACCAGTTATCCCTGACCAAAAGAAAGGGTCAACCAATCCAAAGGACATCAACCCATTTAGTGTTCTGTCACAATCAGGTGGTGCTTTTACAGATAACTGGGCTGATTCTGATGTGGAGAATGGCAGCATTAGTAGAACTTCAGATGAGAAGGAGTCTGGGGGGCTAGTTTCTGATTGGGAGGATTTGGATGACAATGCTCTTCACAACCAACTTGGTCTTTGTTCAAATCCAGATGAGATCAATCAAAACTCCTCATACAACACAGTTGCCAAAGGAGCGGAACTGGTAGAATGCAGTCATTCAGTTGTCAATCCTGTGAATGGAGAAATCAAAAGTTCTGATGGAGACATGCTTGTGACCTCACATGATGTGCATTCAGTTGCAGTGTGTGCTGATGGAATAGAGAGTGAGGTTCAGAATGAACCAAATTGTGTCGTGATAAAGCCTGGAAGACTGTCCAGCCTGCAAAAACTTAAGGAGTTGGTTGTTCTAAGACATCAGGCAGAACTGTCTGATCAGAATTCCCTTTATCCTAATCCAGATCAATATGCTCCTGAAGAAACACAAGTCAATGCAAGCCATTCTTGTCCAGAGCAACATGTACCTGAAGAAACACAGTCCAATGCAAGCCGTCCTTGCCCAGATCAGCATGTACCTGAAGAAACACATAATGATGGGAGCTTTTCTTGTCCAGAGAAACATCTACCTGAAGAAACAGAGGCCAATGCAAGCCTTTCTTGTCCAGATCAGCATGTGCCTAAAGAAACACAGGATGGTGCAAGCTTTTCTTGTTCAGAGAAACATTTAACTGAAGAAACACAGGTCAATGCATGCCTTTCTCATCCAGTGCAACATTTACCTGACAATGCAAGCCTTCCTTGTTCAGAGCAACATGTGCCTGAAGAAACAGAGGCCAGGGCAAGCCTGCCTTGTTCAGAGCAGCATGTACATGAAGAAACACAGGATGATGCAAACGTTTCTTGTCCAGAGCAACATTTACCTAAAGAAACACAGGTCAGTGCATGCCTTCCTTGTCCAGTGCAACGTGCACCTGCTGACAATGCAAGCCTGCCTTGCCCAGAGCAATATGTGCCTGAAGAAATGCAGATCAATGCAAGCCTTTCATGTCCAGACCAGCATGTTCCTTTAGAAACACAGTTCAATGCAGACCTTTCCTATCCACATCAGCATGTACCAGAGGAAACACAGGTCACTCCAGGCATTTCTTGTCCAGAACAAGATGTTCCTGAAGAAACACAGGTCAATGCAAGCCTTTCATGTTCAGATCAGCATGTACCAGAAGAAACAAAGGTCACTACAGTCATTTCTTGTCCTGTTCAACAAGCAACACAGACCAATGCAAGCCTTTCCGAACACCCATTCGGTGCTACGGTGGAAGATAATACATCTTTTGAGCAACATGAAGGGAATGCTGAG CTGATGAAAATCGTCTTTGATTTAATTGAGAAAACTGATGCGTTGGATAAGAGACAG ACTAAGTCACAAGAGGAAATACTTTCTCTGAGTGAAGTAGTTAAAGACTCAGGAACAAAATTACAGCAACTGGAATACTGTATAGACGAGTTACAGTTCAAACTCGACTCTTCATTGTCTCTTGTTAGCAATGCATGCAATACTCTGGACAAGCCATCAATATTCCTGATGGGTGGTTATAATGGTGTGTCCTGGCTATCATCTCTTGATGCTTTTGCACCAGAGAAAGACATACTGGTGCCTCTCACACCATTGAGTTCTGCTCGTTCATATGCATCTGTTGCTCAATTGGAAGGTTGTATATTCATTTTTGGTGGTGGGCAAGACAATTTATGGTATAACACAG TGGAGTGCTATAATACAATGAATAACGAGTGGATGGTGTGCCCCTGTTTGAACCATGAAAAGGGAAGTCTTGCTGGAGTAAGTCTTCATGGAAAAATATATGCTATTGGTGGAGGAGATGGAACTATAACTTATTCAGATGTTGAGATGTTCGATACTTTCCTTGGAAAGTGGATATGCAGTCCTTCTATGATGAACTCT CGATTTGCTCTTGCTGCAGCAGAAATGGGTAGCGTCATCTATGCTATTGGTGGATATGATGGTTGCAAGTACTTACA ATCAGCAGAAAGGTACGACCCAAGGGAGGGTTTCTGGGCTAGACTTCCAAGTATGAATGTAAAGAGAGGGTGCCACACTGTAGCTGCTCTTGGAGAAGTCCT ATATGCCATTGGAGGGTATGATGGGACTAGCATGGTGTCCACTGTAGAGATCTTCGACCCTCGCCTTAACTCCTGGAGGATGGGTGATTCCATGAACTTTGCAAGAGGATACGCCTCTACGGTTACTGTGGGTGATAATGTGTTTGTCATTGGCGGTCTGCAGTCCAATGAACATATTCTGGATGTT GTGGAAGTTTACAATGTGAACTGTGGTTGGTCAGTGCCTGGTTTCTGTTCAATTGGGAAGAGGTGCTTCGCGTCTGCAGCTGTCCTGTAG